A part of Spiribacter vilamensis genomic DNA contains:
- a CDS encoding c-type cytochrome — MRRKTMIGGRLIGGVVLGLLLLPGASSAQGSIESGRAKAYTCLGCHAVEGYRNAYPSYRVPKLGGQHPEYIASSLKAYRSGDRQHTTMQALASTLSDEDIQDIAAYFASRGPGGQ, encoded by the coding sequence ATGCGAAGGAAAACCATGATCGGTGGGCGTTTGATCGGTGGAGTGGTGCTCGGCCTGCTCCTGCTGCCCGGCGCGAGCAGTGCGCAGGGCAGCATCGAGTCGGGCCGGGCCAAGGCGTACACCTGCCTGGGCTGCCATGCGGTTGAAGGCTACCGCAATGCCTATCCCTCCTATCGGGTGCCAAAGCTTGGCGGCCAGCATCCGGAATATATCGCATCTTCGCTCAAGGCCTACCGTAGCGGCGATCGTCAGCACACGACCATGCAGGCACTGGCTTCCACGCTGAGTGACGAGGATATCCAGGATATCGCCGCCTACTTCGCGTCGCGCGGACCCGGGGGGCAGTGA
- a CDS encoding uracil-DNA glycosylase encodes MIDQRRRRMLDEMGLTVWRRRAVTAGDADEPAAAEAGPDWSALIAGIEGCQRCPLHATRNRAVPGVGDRAARLMIIGEAPGAEEDRRGEPFVGRAGQLLDAMLAAIGLDRHQGVFITNVIKSRPPENRDPKTAEIDACRPWLDAQIEFIRPAAILAVGRVSAQSLTGSSRTIGKLRNQWHAIGEAGIPLRATYHPAYLLRRPPAKAQAWDDLVMLKRYLREVAT; translated from the coding sequence ATGATCGATCAGCGGCGTCGGCGGATGCTCGATGAGATGGGACTCACGGTCTGGCGCCGGCGGGCGGTGACGGCGGGGGATGCCGACGAACCGGCGGCAGCGGAGGCCGGCCCCGACTGGTCGGCGCTGATCGCGGGCATCGAGGGCTGTCAGCGCTGCCCGCTCCACGCGACGCGCAATCGGGCGGTCCCCGGCGTTGGCGATCGGGCCGCCCGTCTGATGATCATCGGTGAGGCCCCCGGGGCCGAGGAGGACCGTCGTGGTGAGCCGTTCGTGGGACGCGCCGGTCAGCTACTCGACGCCATGCTTGCCGCGATCGGGCTCGACCGTCACCAGGGCGTTTTCATCACCAACGTCATCAAGTCGCGGCCGCCGGAAAACCGCGATCCGAAGACCGCCGAGATCGACGCCTGCCGACCGTGGCTGGATGCCCAGATCGAGTTCATTCGCCCGGCGGCTATCCTCGCGGTGGGGCGGGTCTCCGCGCAGTCACTGACCGGGAGCAGCCGCACGATCGGCAAGCTGCGTAACCAGTGGCATGCCATCGGCGAGGCCGGTATTCCCCTGCGGGCGACCTATCATCCCGCCTATCTGTTGCGGCGTCCGCCGGCCAAGGCACAGGCCTGGGACGATCTCGTGATGCTCAAGCGCTATCTGCGGGAGGTCGCGACATGA
- the wrbA gene encoding NAD(P)H:quinone oxidoreductase, with the protein MSCEILILYYSRHGATRTMARQIAHGVETVSGVEARLRTVPAVSEVSEATASPVPDSGPPYATLDDLETCDGLILGSPTRFGNMAAPVKHLLDQTTSLWLSGALSGKPGAVFTSTGSLHGGQETTLLSMMLPLIHHGMLLVGLPYTEAGLATTQTGGTPYGPSHLAGGDSDRPVDETEAELCRALGARVADTAVRLNGTGDSRQS; encoded by the coding sequence ATGAGCTGCGAAATACTGATTCTCTACTACAGCCGCCACGGTGCCACCCGGACCATGGCCCGGCAGATCGCCCACGGCGTCGAGACCGTAAGCGGGGTCGAGGCACGGCTCCGGACCGTGCCGGCGGTCTCCGAGGTGTCGGAGGCGACGGCGTCACCCGTGCCCGACTCGGGTCCGCCTTACGCGACACTCGACGACCTCGAGACCTGCGACGGCCTGATCCTCGGCAGTCCGACCCGATTCGGCAACATGGCCGCACCGGTCAAGCACCTCCTCGATCAGACCACCAGCCTGTGGCTGAGCGGGGCGTTGAGTGGCAAGCCCGGCGCCGTCTTCACCTCCACCGGCAGCCTGCACGGCGGCCAGGAAACCACGCTGTTGTCGATGATGCTGCCCCTGATACATCACGGCATGCTCCTGGTCGGCCTGCCCTACACCGAGGCCGGCCTAGCGACGACACAGACCGGCGGGACGCCCTACGGGCCCAGTCACCTGGCGGGCGGCGACTCCGACCGACCGGTGGACGAGACCGAGGCGGAGCTGTGCCGTGCCCTCGGGGCCCGCGTCGCCGACACGGCCGTGCGACTCAACGGCACGGGCGATTCGCGACAATCGTGA
- a CDS encoding 2-isopropylmalate synthase, producing MSEADRLTIFDTTLRDGEQSPGASMTREEKVRIARALQRLRVDVIEAGFPAASQGDFESVRAVAETITDARVCGLARANEQDIDRAGAAIAPAPAGRIHTFIATSPVHMEKKLQLTPDQVVERAVMAVGRARNLCDDVEFSPEDAGRSDPDFLCRIIEAAIDAGATTINIPDTVGYNLPAQFAGLIRGLRERIPNSDRAVWSVHCHNDLGLAVANSLAAVREGARQIECTINGLGERAGNAALEEVVMAVRTRQDDLPCDTRIETREIVPTSKLVANITGFQVQPNKAIVGINAFAHESGIHQDGVLKHRETYEIMRAEDVGWGTNRMVLGKHSGRNAFRSRCDELGIRFETAAQLNEAFQRFKELADKKHEIFDEDLQAVATEAVAAMEESQSATLVAFRCCSETGETPIAEVTLQIDGEERHNTAAGDGPVDAAFKAIDGLLDVQAELLLYSVNNITSGTDAQGEVTVRLERGGRVVNGQGSDTDIVIASANAYLNALNRLRTSGGRTHPQTDGV from the coding sequence ATGAGTGAAGCCGATCGGCTGACCATCTTTGATACGACGTTGCGCGATGGCGAGCAGTCGCCTGGCGCTTCCATGACCCGTGAAGAGAAGGTGCGTATTGCCCGCGCCCTGCAGCGACTGCGGGTGGATGTGATCGAGGCCGGTTTCCCCGCCGCCAGCCAGGGTGATTTCGAGTCCGTTCGGGCCGTGGCGGAGACAATCACCGATGCCCGGGTCTGCGGCCTGGCACGCGCCAACGAACAGGACATCGATCGGGCCGGCGCGGCCATCGCACCGGCGCCGGCGGGGCGTATTCACACCTTCATCGCCACCTCGCCGGTGCATATGGAGAAAAAACTCCAGTTGACCCCGGATCAGGTTGTCGAGCGGGCCGTGATGGCGGTCGGCCGGGCCCGCAACCTCTGCGATGACGTCGAGTTTTCGCCCGAGGACGCCGGTCGATCCGATCCGGATTTTCTCTGCCGGATCATCGAAGCGGCGATCGACGCCGGGGCGACGACGATCAATATCCCCGATACCGTCGGCTACAATCTGCCGGCCCAGTTCGCGGGCCTGATTCGCGGCCTGCGCGAGCGCATCCCCAATTCCGATCGGGCGGTCTGGTCGGTGCACTGCCATAACGACCTCGGCCTGGCGGTCGCCAACTCGCTGGCAGCGGTCCGGGAGGGCGCCCGCCAGATCGAGTGCACCATCAACGGCCTGGGCGAACGCGCCGGTAATGCCGCCCTGGAGGAGGTCGTGATGGCGGTGCGTACCCGACAGGACGATTTGCCCTGCGATACGCGCATCGAGACTCGCGAGATCGTGCCCACCTCCAAGCTGGTGGCCAATATTACGGGTTTCCAGGTCCAGCCCAACAAGGCGATCGTCGGCATCAACGCCTTCGCCCACGAATCGGGCATCCACCAGGACGGTGTACTCAAGCACCGCGAGACCTACGAAATCATGCGCGCCGAGGATGTCGGCTGGGGCACCAATCGAATGGTGCTCGGCAAGCACTCGGGCCGTAATGCCTTCCGCAGCCGCTGCGACGAGCTGGGGATCCGCTTCGAGACGGCGGCGCAGCTCAACGAGGCCTTCCAGCGCTTCAAGGAGCTCGCCGACAAGAAACACGAGATCTTTGACGAAGATCTTCAGGCCGTTGCCACCGAGGCGGTTGCCGCGATGGAAGAGAGCCAGAGCGCGACGCTGGTGGCGTTCCGCTGCTGCTCCGAGACCGGCGAGACCCCGATTGCCGAGGTAACGCTGCAGATCGACGGCGAGGAGCGCCACAACACCGCCGCCGGTGACGGGCCGGTGGATGCCGCATTCAAGGCGATCGACGGTCTGCTCGATGTCCAGGCGGAGCTGTTGCTCTACTCGGTGAACAACATCACCAGCGGGACGGACGCCCAGGGCGAGGTGACCGTCCGGCTCGAGCGCGGTGGCCGCGTCGTCAACGGCCAGGGGTCGGATACCGATATCGTCATCGCCTCGGCGAATGCCTATCTCAACGCCCTCAACCGGCTGCGCACCAGCGGCGGGCGGACCCATCCCCAGACCGACGGCGTCTGA
- the ilvN gene encoding acetolactate synthase small subunit produces MRHIISILVENEFGALGRIAGLFTARGYNIDSLTVAPTDDPTLSRMTLVTQGDDQTVEQIRKQLNKLLDVVRVSDITEALHIERELMLVKIQATSSESREEFKRLADIFDACVVDVTDKTYTIEVIGRGSKLDAFLDLLKDQTPMEVVRSGVIGIARGEKQMRV; encoded by the coding sequence ATGCGACACATAATCTCCATTCTGGTAGAGAACGAGTTCGGTGCGCTTGGACGCATTGCGGGGCTGTTCACGGCCCGGGGTTACAACATCGATTCGTTGACGGTGGCGCCCACCGATGATCCGACGCTCTCGCGCATGACGCTGGTGACCCAGGGTGACGATCAGACCGTTGAGCAGATTCGCAAACAGCTCAACAAGCTCCTCGACGTGGTCAGGGTCTCGGACATTACCGAGGCCCTGCATATCGAGCGCGAGCTCATGCTGGTCAAGATCCAGGCAACTTCCAGCGAATCGCGCGAAGAGTTCAAGCGACTGGCGGATATCTTCGACGCCTGCGTCGTCGATGTGACCGACAAGACCTACACCATCGAGGTCATTGGCCGCGGCAGCAAACTGGATGCATTCCTGGATCTGCTCAAGGACCAGACACCGATGGAAGTGGTCCGCTCGGGGGTCATCGGCATCGCTCGCGGCGAGAAACAGATGCGTGTCTGA
- the pssA gene encoding CDP-diacylglycerol--serine O-phosphatidyltransferase — protein sequence MTDHRPVSRRSGRGIYLLPNLITTLALFFGFYAVVAAQAGTYETAAIAIFVAMLMDGLDGRVARLTNTQTDFGVQYDSIADMISFGIAPALVVFLWALDDLGELGTMWDKLGWVGAFIYTACAGLRLARFNTQVGVADKRYFQGLPSPAAAAVLAGMVWSGDRLDFGGWPAGIPALALTVAAGLLMVSNVRYDSFKQIDFRYRVPFVAIVLGVMGVALMSVHPPLVLFGIALTYLSSGPILTVLRRRRRRKRRHAS from the coding sequence ATGACCGACCATCGACCGGTGTCGCGCCGCTCCGGGCGCGGCATCTACTTGCTGCCCAACCTGATCACCACGCTGGCCCTGTTCTTCGGGTTCTACGCGGTGGTGGCCGCCCAGGCCGGTACGTACGAGACCGCCGCCATTGCTATCTTCGTGGCCATGCTCATGGATGGTCTGGATGGGCGCGTGGCCCGTCTGACCAATACGCAGACGGATTTCGGTGTCCAGTACGACAGCATTGCCGACATGATCTCGTTCGGGATCGCGCCGGCCCTGGTGGTGTTCCTCTGGGCGCTGGACGACCTCGGTGAGCTGGGCACGATGTGGGACAAGCTCGGCTGGGTCGGTGCGTTCATCTACACCGCCTGCGCGGGCCTGCGACTGGCACGTTTTAATACCCAGGTCGGTGTCGCCGATAAACGCTACTTCCAGGGACTGCCGAGCCCGGCCGCCGCGGCCGTGCTGGCCGGCATGGTCTGGTCCGGCGACCGGCTGGATTTCGGCGGCTGGCCGGCCGGGATTCCGGCGCTCGCGCTGACCGTGGCGGCGGGGCTGCTGATGGTCAGCAACGTGCGCTACGACAGCTTCAAGCAAATCGATTTCCGCTATCGGGTGCCGTTCGTGGCCATCGTTCTCGGGGTGATGGGTGTGGCACTGATGTCGGTGCACCCGCCGCTGGTGCTGTTCGGGATTGCGCTGACCTATCTGAGCTCGGGGCCGATTCTGACCGTATTGCGCCGTCGACGGCGTCGCAAACGCCGTCATGCGAGTTAG
- a CDS encoding proline--tRNA ligase, producing the protein MRTSRFPLFTSKDTPADADIVSHQLMVRAGLVKKLGAGLYTWQPLGLRVMRRVERIVREEMNRINGLEVLMPAVQPAELWEESGRWSLYGPELLRLRDRHERSFCIGPTHEEVITDYLRQELRSYRQLPVTFYQIQTKFRDEIRPRFGVMRAREFVMKDAYSFHIDQASLEATYQDMHAAYSRVFSRLGLRFRSVGADSGAIGGSVSEEFMVLADSGEDEIASCSHCDYAANTELAASRPPAVSVSDPVPAEERSTPGIHSVAEQCEMLDLPPSRILKSVVVMADENPAVLFVAGDDELNEVKAAHALGAEALRLAEPEEALAATGVPRGFIGPRDLPADLPQRVDYRAAGLTNFSSGAGRADWHWINLNWDRDMPLPPRADLRTAVAGEGCPRCDEGHLEIHRGIEVGHIFQLGTKYSEAMDARVLDEHGTPQPLIMGCYGIGVSRVVAAAIEQNHDDSGIIWPAPLAPFDVALVSIGADRSPAVAEAAATLYERLCEAGFDPLWDDRDARPGVKFADMELIGIPHRIVIGDRGLAAGTLEYRARDSADSEAIPIDDVTAVLQEKIGTGA; encoded by the coding sequence ATGCGCACCAGCCGCTTCCCCCTTTTCACCAGCAAGGACACACCGGCGGACGCCGACATCGTTAGCCACCAGCTGATGGTTCGTGCGGGTCTCGTCAAGAAACTCGGGGCCGGGCTCTACACCTGGCAGCCACTCGGGCTGCGGGTCATGCGCCGTGTCGAGCGGATCGTGCGCGAGGAGATGAACCGCATCAACGGTCTCGAAGTGCTGATGCCCGCCGTCCAGCCGGCGGAGCTCTGGGAAGAGTCCGGACGCTGGTCGCTCTACGGCCCGGAGCTGCTCCGCCTCAGGGATCGGCACGAGCGTTCGTTCTGCATCGGCCCGACCCACGAGGAGGTCATTACCGACTACCTGCGCCAGGAGCTGCGCAGCTACCGTCAGTTACCGGTGACCTTCTACCAGATCCAGACCAAGTTCCGGGACGAGATCCGGCCCCGCTTCGGCGTGATGCGGGCCCGCGAGTTCGTCATGAAGGATGCCTACTCCTTCCACATCGATCAGGCCTCGCTCGAGGCCACCTACCAGGACATGCACGCCGCCTACAGTCGGGTGTTCTCGCGGCTCGGGCTGCGCTTCCGGTCGGTGGGCGCCGACAGTGGCGCCATCGGCGGCAGCGTCTCGGAGGAGTTCATGGTGCTCGCGGACTCCGGCGAGGACGAGATCGCGAGCTGTAGCCACTGTGACTACGCCGCCAACACCGAGCTCGCGGCGAGCCGCCCGCCAGCCGTTTCGGTCAGCGACCCGGTCCCCGCGGAGGAGCGCTCGACCCCGGGCATCCACAGCGTCGCCGAGCAGTGCGAGATGCTCGATCTGCCCCCGTCCCGGATTCTGAAAAGCGTTGTCGTCATGGCGGATGAAAACCCCGCGGTGCTGTTCGTCGCCGGTGACGACGAGCTCAACGAGGTCAAGGCCGCCCATGCGCTGGGGGCGGAGGCGCTGCGCCTCGCCGAGCCCGAAGAAGCACTGGCGGCCACCGGTGTCCCGCGCGGTTTCATCGGGCCGCGGGATCTGCCCGCCGACCTGCCGCAGCGGGTCGATTACCGCGCCGCCGGCCTGACCAACTTCTCGAGCGGCGCCGGCCGCGCCGACTGGCACTGGATCAATCTGAACTGGGACCGGGACATGCCCCTGCCGCCGCGCGCCGACCTGCGCACCGCGGTTGCCGGCGAGGGATGCCCGCGCTGCGACGAGGGTCACCTGGAGATCCATCGCGGCATCGAGGTCGGCCATATCTTCCAGCTGGGCACCAAATACAGCGAGGCCATGGACGCCCGTGTGCTCGACGAGCACGGCACGCCGCAACCCCTGATCATGGGCTGCTACGGCATCGGCGTGTCCCGTGTCGTTGCCGCCGCCATCGAGCAGAATCACGATGACAGTGGCATCATCTGGCCGGCACCGCTGGCGCCCTTCGATGTCGCGCTGGTCAGCATCGGTGCCGACCGCTCACCGGCGGTGGCCGAGGCCGCCGCGACGCTCTACGAGAGGCTGTGTGAAGCCGGATTCGATCCGCTCTGGGACGATCGCGACGCTCGCCCGGGGGTGAAGTTCGCCGACATGGAGCTGATCGGGATTCCGCACCGGATCGTGATCGGCGATCGCGGGCTCGCGGCCGGGACGCTGGAGTACCGCGCACGCGACTCGGCCGACAGCGAGGCGATCCCGATCGACGACGTCACTGCAGTGCTGCAGGAAAAGATCGGCACCGGGGCGTAA
- the hda gene encoding DnaA regulatory inactivator Hda, with protein MSQDNGPQLALDFRWNDAADLGAFVSAGNEQAVAAVEALTGWFAQSLYLSGPPGSGRSHLLQAACGRMSAAGGTAVYIPLADHVHGPIAQLDGLEALSLVTVDDVDELAGREDWQEAFFHLFNRLRDTGGLLVVAATGAPSALGLGLPDLVSRFDSLLRLRLSVPDDERRREILTVALARRGLRMPASSVDYLLRHEARDMDHLLAVVDRLDWASLQAGRRLTVPFIKSVLTGQAPD; from the coding sequence ATGAGTCAGGATAACGGCCCTCAGCTGGCACTGGATTTCCGCTGGAATGATGCCGCCGACCTGGGCGCCTTCGTGTCCGCCGGGAACGAGCAGGCGGTCGCGGCAGTGGAGGCCCTGACCGGCTGGTTCGCGCAGTCGCTGTATCTGTCCGGCCCCCCGGGCAGTGGCCGCAGTCACCTTCTGCAGGCGGCCTGTGGGCGGATGAGCGCTGCCGGTGGCACCGCGGTGTATATCCCCCTTGCCGATCATGTCCACGGTCCCATTGCCCAGCTGGACGGCCTGGAGGCGCTCTCGCTGGTCACCGTCGACGACGTCGACGAGCTCGCGGGCCGAGAGGACTGGCAGGAGGCGTTCTTCCACCTGTTCAACCGGTTGCGGGATACCGGCGGACTGCTGGTGGTGGCGGCGACCGGCGCGCCCTCGGCGCTCGGGCTCGGGCTGCCCGATCTGGTATCACGCTTCGATTCACTGCTGCGGCTGCGCCTGAGCGTGCCCGATGACGAGCGGCGGCGCGAGATTCTGACAGTCGCCCTCGCACGACGGGGGCTGCGTATGCCGGCGTCGAGTGTCGACTACCTGCTACGGCACGAGGCGCGCGACATGGATCATCTGCTGGCCGTGGTGGATCGCCTCGACTGGGCCTCCCTCCAGGCCGGCCGGCGCCTGACCGTGCCCTTCATCAAGTCGGTGCTGACCGGTCAGGCGCCGGACTGA
- a CDS encoding SDR family oxidoreductase, protein MMAARQPEPRRILIAGCGRIGTRLGLQLASAGHTVFGLRRRPDALPAAITPCAADLGHGADLADRLPAALDRVYVILTPPQYDDDGYRETYVEGLKNLVDALQASGSGDARLVFVSSTGVYGENAGAWVDETTLPQPTRFSGVRLLEAEAVAASHPGGHVIVRFAGIYGPGRDALLRRIEAGTTCPDNPPRYTNRIHEDDCVGVLDYVGGMDRPSTLYIGVDDRPCSQCEIMDWLAAEMGVAPPERITGDAGGRRCSNERLRASGYRLRYPDYRSGYPSLLAERRSRV, encoded by the coding sequence ATGATGGCCGCACGGCAGCCCGAGCCGCGACGCATTCTGATCGCCGGTTGCGGTCGGATCGGAACGCGACTCGGGCTGCAGCTCGCCTCCGCCGGCCACACGGTCTTCGGGCTGCGCCGACGGCCGGACGCGCTGCCGGCAGCGATCACACCCTGCGCCGCCGATCTGGGTCACGGCGCCGATCTAGCCGATCGGTTGCCGGCGGCGCTGGATCGGGTCTACGTCATCCTGACCCCGCCGCAGTATGATGATGACGGCTATCGGGAGACGTACGTCGAGGGGCTGAAGAATCTTGTCGACGCCCTGCAGGCATCGGGGAGCGGTGATGCGCGGCTGGTTTTCGTCTCCAGCACCGGGGTGTACGGGGAAAACGCCGGGGCATGGGTCGATGAGACCACGTTACCGCAGCCGACCCGCTTTTCCGGCGTCCGGCTGCTGGAGGCCGAAGCGGTCGCGGCCAGTCATCCCGGCGGTCACGTGATCGTTCGCTTCGCCGGTATCTACGGACCCGGCCGCGACGCCCTCCTGCGGCGGATCGAAGCCGGCACGACCTGCCCGGACAATCCACCCCGCTACACGAACCGCATCCACGAGGATGACTGTGTCGGCGTGCTCGATTACGTCGGTGGCATGGATCGTCCATCAACGCTCTACATCGGCGTCGATGACCGGCCCTGCAGTCAGTGCGAGATCATGGACTGGCTGGCAGCGGAAATGGGCGTCGCACCGCCCGAGCGAATCACCGGCGATGCCGGTGGCCGACGTTGCAGCAATGAACGCCTGCGGGCCTCCGGCTACCGGCTTCGGTATCCGGACTATCGCAGCGGTTACCCGTCGCTCTTGGCGGAGCGCCGCTCGAGGGTCTGA
- the rimI gene encoding ribosomal protein S18-alanine N-acetyltransferase produces the protein MTAAPVDWLPVIRAMRPRDVTAVYAVESNAYDYPWALNIFRDCLRMGYECWVQLATDRVVGHVILAMGPGEAHVLNLAVHPDWHDRGFGRALLEQALTRAEALGAESVFLEVRPSNAPAVHLYSRLGFRRVGRRPGYYRTEEGREDALVMRYDLREVAPVGRR, from the coding sequence ATGACCGCCGCCCCCGTGGACTGGCTGCCGGTCATCCGGGCCATGCGGCCGCGGGATGTCACCGCGGTCTACGCCGTCGAGTCGAACGCCTATGACTATCCGTGGGCGCTGAATATTTTCCGTGACTGCCTGCGCATGGGGTATGAATGCTGGGTACAGCTCGCCACCGACCGGGTGGTCGGCCATGTCATCCTCGCGATGGGGCCCGGCGAGGCCCATGTCCTCAACCTGGCGGTGCATCCCGACTGGCATGACCGCGGATTCGGGCGGGCGCTCCTCGAGCAGGCGCTGACCCGTGCCGAGGCGCTGGGCGCCGAGTCCGTATTCCTAGAGGTCCGCCCCAGCAATGCACCGGCGGTGCACCTGTACAGCCGCCTCGGTTTTCGCCGCGTTGGCCGACGGCCGGGGTATTACCGCACGGAAGAGGGTCGTGAGGACGCGCTGGTCATGCGTTATGACCTGCGGGAGGTCGCGCCGGTCGGACGGCGATGA
- a CDS encoding acylphosphatase, translated as MSDVAEACYQYRVRGQVQGVAFRAGTRERAVALGLRGWVENRADGSVSVVACGSEETLEALSEWLWTGPEAARVDSVEAESVADPGGSEFTIV; from the coding sequence ATGAGCGACGTAGCGGAAGCCTGTTACCAGTACCGGGTCCGGGGCCAGGTCCAGGGCGTTGCATTCCGGGCGGGCACCCGGGAACGGGCGGTGGCGCTCGGCCTGCGGGGCTGGGTGGAGAATCGCGCCGACGGCAGTGTGTCGGTGGTCGCCTGCGGGTCCGAGGAGACCCTCGAGGCGCTGAGCGAGTGGTTGTGGACGGGGCCGGAAGCCGCCCGGGTCGATTCGGTGGAGGCCGAGTCTGTCGCGGATCCCGGCGGCAGTGAATTCACCATCGTTTGA
- a CDS encoding DUF2069 domain-containing protein, with protein MKALRGKTPPAAQETARQVAATPLYWVATGCYVALAVLLFAWLIWLDPPPASLRSPLLLVFLLPLLLGLRGILHRRRYTLQWTGMLILLYFMHGLLAAAGPASQRWLGVTETLLALGYFGAGMLVLRRGKRRHKADQSGA; from the coding sequence GTGAAAGCCCTGCGTGGCAAGACCCCACCCGCAGCGCAGGAAACCGCCCGCCAGGTAGCGGCGACGCCCCTCTACTGGGTGGCCACCGGCTGCTATGTCGCGCTGGCGGTTCTGCTGTTCGCCTGGCTGATCTGGCTTGACCCGCCGCCGGCGTCGCTGCGCAGCCCGTTGCTGCTGGTGTTTCTGCTGCCGCTGCTGCTCGGCCTCAGGGGCATCCTCCATCGGCGTCGCTATACGCTGCAGTGGACCGGCATGCTGATCCTGCTCTACTTCATGCACGGGCTGCTCGCCGCAGCGGGTCCGGCCTCCCAGCGCTGGCTGGGGGTGACCGAGACGCTCCTCGCACTGGGGTACTTCGGGGCCGGCATGCTGGTCCTGCGCCGCGGCAAGCGGCGCCACAAGGCCGATCAGTCCGGCGCCTGA
- a CDS encoding c-type cytochrome, with translation MKRLTVFLGAMALLAAGSVPAQSIGDVQAGQAKSQTCAACHGAKGASDNSAFPMLAGQHADYLVHALKAYKSGDRQNAIMNGQAAALSDKDIRDLAAYFAAQSEAIQTLERRSAKSDG, from the coding sequence ATGAAGCGATTGACAGTATTCCTGGGGGCGATGGCGCTACTGGCTGCCGGCTCGGTGCCGGCGCAGTCGATCGGGGATGTACAGGCCGGGCAGGCCAAATCGCAAACCTGCGCCGCCTGCCACGGTGCCAAGGGGGCATCGGACAATAGCGCCTTCCCCATGCTGGCGGGTCAGCACGCCGATTACCTCGTGCATGCCCTGAAGGCCTACAAGAGCGGCGATCGCCAGAACGCGATCATGAATGGCCAGGCAGCGGCCCTTAGCGACAAGGACATACGCGACCTGGCGGCCTACTTTGCCGCGCAGTCCGAGGCCATTCAGACCCTCGAGCGGCGCTCCGCCAAGAGCGACGGGTAA
- the ilvC gene encoding ketol-acid reductoisomerase has product MKVYYDKDADLSIIQGMKVAILGYGSQGHAHANNLRESGVPVVVGLRAGSASAAKAEAAGLEVAEMADAVAAADLVMMTLPDEHQPAVYESVVKPNLKTGGAIAFAHGFNVHYQQIEPRADMDVVMIAPKGPGHLVRSTYVEGNGVPSLIAVHQDPSGRAREIALAYASANGGGRSGVIETSFREETETDLFGEQAVLCGGITSLIEAGFETLTEAGYAPEMAYFEVLHETKLIVDLLYQGGIANMRYSISNTAEYGDFTRGPRVINEQSKRAMRELLEEIQNGEFAKEFVLESKAGEPRLKAMRRRAAEHPIEEVGEKLRGMMPWIKANQLVDRDRN; this is encoded by the coding sequence ATGAAGGTTTATTACGATAAAGACGCCGATCTTTCCATTATCCAGGGCATGAAAGTGGCCATACTCGGCTACGGCTCGCAGGGTCACGCCCATGCCAACAACCTCAGGGAATCCGGCGTGCCCGTGGTCGTCGGCCTCCGTGCCGGCTCTGCCAGCGCCGCGAAGGCCGAAGCCGCGGGCCTGGAGGTCGCGGAAATGGCGGACGCCGTTGCCGCCGCCGATCTGGTCATGATGACCCTGCCCGACGAGCATCAGCCGGCCGTGTACGAGTCGGTCGTCAAGCCCAACCTGAAGACCGGCGGGGCCATCGCCTTTGCCCACGGCTTCAACGTCCACTACCAGCAGATCGAGCCGCGGGCCGACATGGACGTGGTCATGATCGCGCCCAAGGGCCCCGGTCACCTGGTGCGCTCGACGTATGTCGAGGGCAACGGCGTCCCCAGCCTGATCGCCGTCCACCAGGACCCCAGCGGCCGGGCCCGCGAGATTGCGCTGGCCTACGCGTCGGCCAACGGCGGCGGGCGCTCGGGCGTGATCGAAACGAGCTTCCGCGAGGAGACCGAAACCGATCTCTTCGGCGAGCAGGCGGTCCTGTGCGGCGGCATCACCTCGCTGATCGAGGCCGGTTTCGAGACGTTGACCGAGGCCGGCTATGCGCCGGAAATGGCCTACTTCGAAGTGCTCCACGAGACCAAGCTGATCGTCGACCTGCTCTACCAGGGCGGTATCGCCAACATGCGCTATTCGATCTCCAACACCGCCGAATATGGCGATTTCACGCGCGGGCCGCGGGTCATCAACGAGCAGTCGAAGCGGGCCATGCGTGAGCTGCTCGAGGAGATCCAGAACGGCGAATTCGCGAAGGAATTCGTGCTCGAGAGCAAGGCCGGCGAGCCGCGGCTCAAGGCTATGCGCCGGCGCGCCGCCGAGCATCCCATCGAGGAGGTGGGCGAGAAGCTCCGCGGCATGATGCCGTGGATCAAGGCCAATCAGCTGGTCGACCGCGACCGTAACTAG